One Dysidea avara chromosome 7, odDysAvar1.4, whole genome shotgun sequence genomic region harbors:
- the LOC136262292 gene encoding uncharacterized protein encodes MVSPAITAAEMTRYLVIPKPRIKFTERTLGKGAFGAVNEVEYDGKLCAGREIPCVLLELATKTEATKIKDNLLRECNLWSTLKHPNIVSLHGLFYQSREESRLPVIVMEKMKESITTFVEKHDNIPLLVKLSILHDVSTGLKYLHDHDPPIVHGNLSPNNILVTHQLEAKITDLGVAKAFITGSSSTIAGAPGNAIFTPREALVMRLHGPPLDVFSFGGVILYMTSRQWPTPSIWSHTDPKTKKPVLSTEVTRRQQYIDRMTGSDVDLKPLVMSCLDNDPQLRPQVEDLTMRIKSMKEDYSKKATYDGMNTLSWLKQLSLPAELQTKSIYAEEQSASGEDVKRQPTIETPTTLNLLNEAVNIEWKEGTSAPVARSQHSAVAYNGAIYVGGGSNIDNGETNAVYTIDVYYSDDNQWGNSIATPHALFGMTTLLNKLVIVGGKKRNGKATKRVLAFKNGKWKKHAKMPAPRIMTTAVSYRSMMIVMGGCGSDGKTIIDTTEVLDNATGHWFRCDDLPKPLWSPQSVIVDTTLYVLGGVDQDHNDSTAVYAASLHTLSDHQLKWQYFTDAPCAGLAAIDMNNKYMIVLGGRTTEKKDVFMFNTSSTWIPITTVPLQVCFSAAACDSCSRLVVTGGLTVQEGKSTNKVWDHDSTRLSICSMTSILQKP; translated from the exons ATGGTGTCACCGGCAATAACAGCTGCTGAAATGACGCGGTATCTAGTGATTCCTAAACCTCGAATAAAGTTTACAGAACGGACATTAGGTAAAGGGGCATTTGGAGCAGTGAATGAAGTGGAATATGACGGAAAGTTGTGTGCCGGTAGAGAGATTCCCTGTGTTCTACTTGAGTTAGCTACCAAAACAGAAGCAACCAAAATAAAGGACAATTTGTTGCGAGAATGTAATCTTTGGAGCACGTTAAAGCATCCAAACATTGTATCGTTGCACGGACTATTCTATCAGTCAAGAGAGGAGTCCAGACTACCGGTTATAGTGATGGAGAAGATGAAGGAGAGTATAACAACATTTGTAGAGAAACATGATAATATCCCCTTATTGGTCAAGTTGTCAATACTGCATGATGTTTCCACTGGTCTAAAGTACCTTCATGATCATGATCCACCAATCGTTCACGGCAACCTGTCCCCTAACAACATCCTGGTGACTCATCAACTTGAAGCAAAAATCACAGATCTTGGTGTGGCAAAAGCATTTATAACAGGGAGTAGCAGTACGATAGCTGGAGCTCCAGGAAATGCTATATTTACTCCCCGAGAGGCATTGGTTATGAGACTACATGGACCACCATTAGATGTGTTCTCCTTTGGTGGAGTCATTCTGTACATGACTAGCCGACAGTGGCCTACCCCATCAATATGGTCACACACTGATCCCAAGACAAAGAAGCCAGTATTGTCTACTGAAGTCACACGACGACAACAGTATATAGATAGAATGACTGGAAGTGATGTGGATTTGAAGCCTTTGGTTATGTCGTGTTTAGACAATGATCCACAGTTACGTCCTCAAGTAGAAGACCTGACTATGAGGATCAAGTCAATGAAGGAAGACTACAGCAAGAAGGCAACTTATGATGGAATGAATACCTTGTCATGGTTGAAACAACTGTCACTACCAGCAGAATTACAG ACAAAATCAATCTATGCAGAGGAGCAATCAGCTTCCGGGGAAGATGTTAAAAGACAACCAACTATTGAAACTCCTACCACCCTTAACCTATTAAATGAAGCTGTTAACATTGAATGGAAGGAGGGGACATCTGCACCAGTGGCTAGATCACAACACAGTGCAGTGGCTTACAATGGAGCAATTTACGTTGGAGGAGGCAGTAACATTGACAATGGTGAAACTAATGCAGTGTACACCATAGATGTCTACTACTCTGATGATAACCAGTGGGGAAACTCTATTGCAACTCCACATGCATTATTTGGTATGACTACCCTGTTGAACAAATTAGTTATTGTTGGAGGGAAGAAAAGAAATGGCAAAGCCACTAAAAGGGTACTTGCATTCAAAAATGGCAAATGGAAAAAGCATGCAAAGATGCCAGCACCAAGAATTATGACCACTGCAGTTAGCTATCGATCAATGATGATAGTGATGGGTGGGTGCGGCAGTGATGGTAAGACCATAATAGATACTACTGAAGTACTGGATAATGCTACCGGTCATTGGTTCAGATGTGATGATCTCCCCAAGCCACTTTGGTCCCCACAGTCAGTCATAGTAGATACCACACTTTATGTATTAGGAGGTGTCGATCAAGATCACAATGACTCTACAGCAGTTTATGCTGCTTCATTGCATACCCTATCTGATCACCAACTGAAGTGGCAATACTTCACTGATGCTCCTTGTGCTGGTTTAGCTGCCATTGATATGAACAACAAATACATGATTGTATTAGGAGGAAGAACTACTGAAAAAAAGGATGTCTTCATGTTCAACACATCTTCGACATGGATACCTATAACAACTGTTCCATTACAAGTATGCTTCTCAGCTGCAGCATGTGACAGTTGTTCAAGACTTGTAGTAACTGGAGGACTTACTGTACAGGAAGGAAAATCCACTAACAAAGTTTGG GATCATGATTCCACCAGGCTTTCAATTTGTTCCATGACCTCCATATTGCAAAAACCATAA